Within Syntrophorhabdaceae bacterium, the genomic segment GCCGATGATCTCGCCCATCTCCTTGGTAAATTCCTGCCTGCCGGCCAGGATCTCCCGCACGAGGTAGTTTTTCCCCCGTGCCACGCTGGTCTCCGTGTGCTCTTCCTGGTAGACGGGACAGAAGAAGCTGCAGAAACCACACTTCATACACTGGGCGGCGTATTGTTCTATTTTTTTCAGTTCTTTCAAGTTATCCAAAGCTTCCCCCTTCTCCTACCAGATCTTGCCAGGATTCATGATATTGTTCGGATCAAAAAGCTGCTTGACGCCCTTCATCATATTGATTATGTTGGGATCGATGACCCGCCGGAAGAATTTCTGCTTCTCGAGACCGATGCCGTGTTCTCCGGAGAGGACGCCGCCGAGCTCAACGGTAGCCCCGATGATCTCATCGAGACCCTTGAGCGCCCTTTCGTAGGCCTCTTTATTGTTGATGTCCGTGAGGATGGAGGGGTGAAGATTGCCGTCGCCCGCGTGTCCCAGAACGGTAATCTCCAGATTGTATTTCTTCGCTACCTCTTTGCATTTCCTGATGAGATCGGGCATCTTGTTCCTCGGAACGGTGACATCCTCCGCCAGGACCGTGGGGGCCTTGCCGAAGACCGCGGCAAACCCCGCGCGTCTCGCGAGCCAGTATCTGTCCGCCTCGGCCTGGTCCTTGGCAACCCGTACGTCCACCGCGCCGTATTTCTTCGTGATCTCGACGATCTGCTCGACCTCCTTCTCCACTGCCTCGGGGATGCCGTCGCACTCGAAGAGCAACACCGCGTCCGCGTCTTTCGGAAGCCCCATGGGCATCATCTCCTCGATCCTGTTGATCACCCAGTTGTCGAGGAACTCGATCTTGTCGGGGATCACGCCGTTTTCAAGGACCCGGTAGACGCTTTCCCCGGCCACGGCAACGTCGGCGTAGACCGCCATGATCGTCTTTCTCGCCTTGGGGAGGGGGTTTAACTTCAGCTCTGCCTTCGCGATGATCCCGAGGGTCCCTTCGGAGCTGATGAAGATGTGCATGAGGTCGTAGCCGACCACGTTCTTCAGCGTCCTTCCGCCGAGATTGACGATGTCGCCGTTGGCGAGCACGACCTCGAGGCCCAGGATGTACTGCTTGGTCACCCCGTATTTTACGCAGGCAGGTCCCCCGGC encodes:
- a CDS encoding FAD-linked oxidase C-terminal domain-containing protein → TEFQKIVGKENALTSPEALKAYSYDGTTSWIHEPDIVLFPTSAKEISAIMKIANAEKIPVTPRGGGTNVSGGSVPIEGGIVICFTKMNKIVKIDKENLTATVEPGVVLMDLNMALGREGLFFPPDPQSFLGATMGGIIAENAGGPACVKYGVTKQYILGLEVVLANGDIVNLGGRTLKNVVGYDLMHIFISSEGTLGIIAKAELKLNPLPKARKTIMAVYADVAVAGESVYRVLENGVIPDKIEFLDNWVINRIEEMMPMGLPKDADAVLLFECDGIPEAVEKEVEQIVEITKKYGAVDVRVAKDQAEADRYWLARRAGFAAVFGKAPTVLAEDVTVPRNKMPDLIRKCKEVAKKYNLEITVLGHAGDGNLHPSILTDINNKEAYERALKGLDEIIGATVELGGVLSGEHGIGLEKQKFFRRVIDPNIINMMKGVKQLFDPNNIMNPGKIW